From Pseudomonas sp. G.S.17, the proteins below share one genomic window:
- the recC gene encoding exodeoxyribonuclease V subunit gamma → MSVTTSLSAGFMVVHGNRLDDLRSLVVSWMRRYPLAPLENEIALVQSNGIAQWLKLALAEDTDDDDLGGCGIAAAVDVQLPGSFMWQLYRLVLGKDEIPATSLLDKAPLTWRLMRLLPALIDQPHFEPLRRFLTADTDLRKRYQLSERLADLFDQYQVYRADWLEDWAAGRHQLRNVRGETKALTQANCWQAELWRALLGDVGAEGMAQSRAGVHQRFIERIRGMSEAPAGLPARVIVFGISSLPAQALEALAGLARFSQVLLCVHNPCRHHWADIVADKDLLRHQYKRQARKPGMPVVLDPHALHQHAHPLLAAWGKQGRDYINLLDSHDDPGSYRSSFKDERIDLFTDGDPKNILNQLQDDILELRPLDETRELWPGVDPHTDRSIRFHIAHSAQREVEILHDQLLARFSKDPNLRPRDVIVMVPDIDSYAPHIRAVFGQLDRSDPRFIPFTLADQGQRGREPLLIAVEHLLKIPDSRFPVSEILDLLDVPALRARFKIDERDLPTLHRWIEGAGIRWGLNAGQRAGLGLPNALEQNSWHFGLRRMLLGYAVGAGAACDGIEPYDEIGGLDAALIGPLVALIDALQVAHSELSLPATPQEWGARLQALLQLFFLADSEHDDYLLAQLEQLRETWLETCESVGLQDQLPLTVVREAWLAGLDQGRLSQRFLAGSVNFCTLMPMRAIPFKLVCLLGMNDGDYPRAQPPLDFDLMGSDYRPGDRSRREDDRYLLLEALLSARDQLYISWVGRSIRDNSERPSSVLIGQLRDHLASGWKLANAVEPMDSKKRDPGQQLLHKLTLEHPLQPFSAQYFHEGTEFFSFAREWQVLHEPRAEATQSPALTQHEQDEPLTLAQLQDFLRNPVKHFFSQRLKIYFEVAEAPLADEEPFVLDALERYGLSDSLLNAALTQSGDIDNALHAQAIKLQGSGLLPMAGFGTSLQEELIEPLPDLLQRYEDLLRKWPEPLSSALPVSYSHQGIALEGWLGGLHRNAKGEYLIVTAIPNSIGGKKTRKWHRLIRPWVLHLVACACDLPLSTALVASDETLLLAPLDKNLATEALNDLLSAWQSGMQRPLPVAVKTAFAWLGQNDEVKAEAMARKAYEGDGQTTDGERRESTALARQFPDFNALLDSEEFSGWCQSLYKPIFDAPWQSLSSEEASA, encoded by the coding sequence ATGTCCGTTACAACCTCTCTTAGCGCCGGCTTTATGGTGGTTCACGGCAACCGCCTGGATGACCTGCGCAGCCTGGTTGTTTCATGGATGCGGCGCTATCCGCTTGCACCTTTGGAAAACGAAATAGCCTTGGTGCAAAGCAACGGTATCGCGCAGTGGCTCAAACTGGCTTTGGCTGAAGACACTGATGACGACGATCTGGGAGGCTGCGGTATTGCCGCCGCTGTGGATGTTCAGCTTCCCGGCAGTTTCATGTGGCAGCTGTACCGTCTGGTATTAGGCAAGGATGAGATTCCTGCCACTTCCCTATTGGATAAAGCCCCGCTGACATGGCGCTTGATGCGACTGCTGCCAGCATTGATCGACCAGCCCCATTTCGAACCACTGCGACGCTTCCTCACGGCCGATACCGACTTGCGCAAGCGCTACCAACTGTCCGAGCGATTGGCGGACCTCTTTGACCAATACCAGGTGTATCGCGCGGACTGGCTGGAAGATTGGGCGGCGGGTCGCCATCAATTACGTAATGTCCGGGGTGAAACCAAAGCCCTGACACAAGCAAACTGCTGGCAAGCCGAGCTGTGGCGCGCGCTTCTGGGGGACGTCGGTGCCGAAGGCATGGCTCAGAGTCGCGCCGGTGTTCATCAGCGCTTTATTGAGCGGATTCGCGGAATGAGCGAAGCCCCCGCTGGACTACCTGCGCGGGTGATCGTTTTTGGTATCTCGTCGTTGCCTGCGCAAGCGCTTGAAGCCTTGGCTGGCCTGGCTCGATTCAGCCAGGTTCTGCTCTGTGTGCACAATCCATGTCGTCACCATTGGGCAGACATCGTCGCCGATAAGGACCTGTTACGGCACCAATACAAGCGTCAGGCGCGCAAGCCAGGCATGCCGGTGGTGCTCGATCCGCACGCCTTGCATCAACATGCACATCCGCTTCTGGCCGCCTGGGGCAAGCAAGGTCGTGACTACATCAATCTCCTCGATAGCCATGACGATCCGGGCAGTTACCGTTCTTCATTCAAGGACGAACGCATCGACCTGTTCACCGACGGCGATCCAAAAAATATCCTCAATCAGTTGCAGGACGACATCCTTGAACTGCGCCCACTCGATGAAACCCGCGAACTGTGGCCAGGGGTTGATCCACATACGGACCGCTCGATACGTTTCCATATCGCCCACAGCGCCCAGCGGGAGGTCGAGATTCTTCATGACCAATTACTTGCGCGGTTCAGCAAGGACCCAAATCTTCGTCCCCGCGACGTTATTGTCATGGTCCCGGACATCGACAGTTATGCGCCGCACATCCGCGCCGTCTTTGGCCAGCTGGATCGTAGCGACCCGCGCTTCATCCCGTTCACCCTTGCCGACCAAGGTCAGCGCGGTCGCGAGCCGCTGCTGATTGCCGTCGAGCACTTACTGAAAATCCCCGACAGCCGTTTTCCGGTCAGCGAGATTCTTGATCTGCTGGACGTTCCGGCACTGCGTGCACGCTTCAAGATTGACGAGCGTGACTTGCCAACCTTGCATCGCTGGATCGAAGGCGCGGGCATTCGCTGGGGACTCAATGCCGGGCAGCGCGCGGGCCTGGGTTTGCCGAATGCACTGGAGCAGAACAGCTGGCATTTCGGCCTGCGTCGTATGTTGCTCGGCTATGCCGTAGGTGCCGGCGCTGCGTGTGACGGTATCGAACCTTACGACGAAATTGGCGGCCTCGACGCGGCGTTGATCGGCCCGCTGGTAGCCTTGATTGATGCACTGCAAGTTGCCCACAGCGAACTGTCCTTGCCAGCGACGCCGCAAGAGTGGGGCGCGCGCCTGCAGGCGCTGTTGCAGCTGTTCTTCCTCGCCGACAGCGAACATGACGATTACCTGCTGGCTCAACTGGAGCAGCTGCGGGAAACCTGGCTGGAGACCTGCGAGTCCGTAGGTTTACAGGATCAGCTGCCGCTCACCGTGGTTCGCGAAGCCTGGCTGGCAGGACTCGACCAAGGCCGCTTGTCCCAGCGCTTCCTCGCCGGCTCGGTGAATTTCTGTACCTTGATGCCCATGCGTGCGATTCCCTTCAAGCTGGTCTGCCTGTTGGGCATGAACGACGGCGATTACCCGCGCGCGCAACCACCGTTGGACTTCGATTTGATGGGCAGCGATTACCGCCCCGGTGATCGCTCCCGGCGCGAAGACGACCGTTACCTGCTGCTCGAAGCGCTGCTCTCCGCGCGCGATCAGCTCTACATCAGTTGGGTGGGCCGCAGCATTCGCGACAACAGCGAGCGGCCGTCTTCGGTGTTGATCGGTCAATTGCGTGATCATCTGGCCAGCGGCTGGAAACTGGCCAACGCGGTCGAACCGATGGACAGCAAAAAGCGCGATCCCGGCCAACAGCTGCTGCACAAGCTGACCCTGGAACATCCGTTGCAGCCGTTCAGCGCGCAGTATTTCCATGAGGGGACCGAGTTCTTCAGCTTCGCCCGGGAATGGCAGGTGCTGCATGAGCCCCGCGCCGAAGCCACGCAGTCCCCAGCGTTGACGCAGCACGAGCAGGACGAACCGCTCACTCTGGCGCAACTACAGGATTTCCTGCGAAATCCGGTGAAGCACTTCTTCAGTCAGCGCCTGAAGATCTATTTTGAAGTTGCCGAAGCACCGCTCGCCGATGAAGAACCTTTTGTGCTCGACGCTCTGGAGCGTTACGGCCTGAGCGATAGCCTGCTCAATGCTGCGCTGACGCAGTCGGGCGATATCGACAACGCGCTGCACGCTCAGGCGATAAAACTGCAAGGCAGCGGCTTGCTGCCCATGGCCGGTTTCGGCACCAGTTTGCAGGAGGAATTGATCGAGCCGTTGCCGGACTTATTGCAGCGCTATGAAGATTTGCTGCGCAAGTGGCCGGAGCCGTTGAGCAGCGCCTTGCCGGTGAGCTACAGCCATCAAGGTATTGCGCTGGAAGGTTGGTTGGGCGGCCTGCATCGCAACGCAAAAGGCGAGTACCTGATCGTCACCGCGATTCCCAATTCCATCGGCGGCAAGAAAACCCGTAAATGGCATCGCTTGATTCGCCCGTGGGTCCTGCATCTGGTGGCGTGCGCCTGCGACTTGCCGCTGAGCACGGCACTGGTTGCCAGTGACGAAACCCTGCTGCTCGCGCCGCTGGATAAAAACCTCGCCACCGAGGCACTGAATGATTTGCTCAGCGCCTGGCAAAGCGGCATGCAGCGGCCGCTGCCGGTAGCCGTGAAAACCGCGTTTGCCTGGCTTGGTCAGAATGACGAAGTCAAAGCCGAAGCCATGGCCCGCAAAGCCTATGAAGGTGACGGTCAGACCACCGACGGCGAGCGACGCGAAAGCACTGCGCTGGCTCGGCAGTTCCCGGATTTCAATGCGCTGCTCGACAGCGAAGAATTCAGCGGTTGGTGCCAGTCGCTCTACAAACCGATATTCGATGCCCCATGGCAATCTCTGTCCAGCGAGGAGGCCAGCGCATGA
- the recB gene encoding exodeoxyribonuclease V subunit beta: MTVNSEQTASLALRFPLRGSQLIEASAGTGKTFTISALYVRLVLGHGDENSSFGRELLPPQILVVTFTDAATKELRDRIRIRLAEAARFFRDEIAAPDELIAELRDQFSAEQWQACASRLDIAAQWMDEAAVSTIHSWCQRMLREHAFDSGSLFTQTLETDHSDLLGEVLRDYWRRFCYPMNGDALKWVRAHWGGPAALLPRVRSLFGSERNVPDQEPAELIGASLQQRREALKTLKAPWIEWANELHVICMDGVACKVVDGRKMQERYFKPWFEKLNAWAADEEQEDLDLGTGFTRLTPDGIAEAWKSNPPAHPAFEAMVELKVALDTLPTPDAAVLEHAAHWVGVRFEEEKRRRAEMGFDDMLLRLDAALQSSGGERLATLIREQFPVALIDEFQDTDPVQYRIFESIYRLEENDRETGLFLIGDPKQAIYAFRGADIYTYLRARQATTGRWHTLDTNYRSSHAMVEAVNHVFLRAEQRPEGRGAFLFRHGDTNPVPFLAARSQGRKETLEVDGAALPALNIWQLPSEQPLSGVTYRQQLAASCASEIVALLNGGQQGRAGFAAPANELRGLKPADIAILVRDGKEAQAVRAELSGRGVRSVYLSDKDSVFAAQEAHDLLSWLKACAEPDSERTLRAALACITLNLPLAELERLNQDELAWEARVMQFRGYHLIWRTQGVLPMLRRLLHDFHLPQTLIARNDGERVLTNLLHLSELLQQAAAELDGEQALIRHLSEHLALSGQAGEEQILRLESDEQLVKVVTIHKSKGLQYPLVFLPFICSSKPVDGSRLPLHFHDEQGKAQISLKPTAALIEQSDNERLAEDLRLLYVALTRAESACWLGVADLKRGNANSSTLHRSALGYLLGGGLPLAESAGLSLWLRDLGEGCSGLSIENLPAPTAETFSPPRNQATLLAPRMPKRRAAENWWIASYSALRIGDTITTSGDESPDSPQAQKLFDDERLDPDAPREVLVSGGDIHRFPRGPNPGTFLHGLLEWAGNEGFASAANNPTLLEDAIARRCNRRGWEGWIGTLTGWLQHLLNMPLPLAGDSQPISLGAMDRPNQYRIEMEFWFACHKVDVAQMDSLVRRYTHGNAPRAAAETVSLNGMFKGFIDLTFEHEGRFYVADYKSNWLGVNDEAYTQDAMVASILDNRYDLQYVLYLLALHRQLKARLADYDYDQHMGGALYLFLRGSHSASQGAYFTRPPRELIESLDLLFQGKSLTPEFALTGDFA; the protein is encoded by the coding sequence ATGACTGTCAATTCAGAACAAACCGCATCCCTGGCGTTACGCTTTCCACTGCGCGGCAGCCAATTGATTGAAGCCAGCGCTGGCACCGGCAAGACCTTCACGATTTCCGCGTTGTATGTGCGACTTGTCCTCGGTCATGGCGACGAAAACTCCTCTTTCGGCCGTGAATTGTTACCGCCGCAGATTCTGGTAGTGACCTTCACCGACGCCGCCACCAAAGAATTGCGCGACCGGATTCGTATCCGCCTGGCCGAGGCTGCGCGGTTCTTCCGTGACGAAATCGCCGCCCCCGACGAGTTGATTGCCGAGTTGCGCGATCAATTCAGCGCCGAGCAATGGCAAGCTTGCGCCAGTCGCCTGGATATCGCAGCGCAGTGGATGGACGAAGCTGCGGTTTCGACGATTCACAGTTGGTGTCAGCGCATGCTGCGCGAGCACGCCTTCGACAGCGGCAGCCTGTTTACCCAGACGCTGGAAACCGACCACAGCGATTTGCTGGGCGAAGTGTTGCGCGATTATTGGCGGCGTTTTTGCTACCCCATGAACGGCGACGCGCTGAAGTGGGTTCGCGCGCATTGGGGTGGTCCGGCGGCGTTGTTGCCTCGGGTGCGCTCGCTGTTCGGCAGCGAACGCAACGTGCCGGATCAAGAGCCCGCCGAGCTGATCGGCGCTTCGTTGCAGCAGCGCCGTGAAGCACTCAAAACCCTGAAAGCGCCATGGATCGAATGGGCCAACGAACTGCATGTGATCTGCATGGACGGCGTGGCCTGCAAAGTGGTCGACGGTCGCAAGATGCAGGAGCGCTACTTCAAGCCTTGGTTTGAAAAGCTCAACGCCTGGGCTGCCGATGAAGAACAGGAAGACCTGGATCTGGGCACCGGTTTCACCCGTCTGACCCCGGACGGCATTGCCGAGGCCTGGAAGAGTAATCCGCCTGCGCACCCGGCATTCGAAGCAATGGTCGAGCTGAAAGTCGCCCTCGACACGCTGCCCACACCCGACGCTGCGGTGCTGGAACATGCCGCCCATTGGGTTGGCGTGCGCTTTGAGGAGGAAAAGCGTCGTCGTGCGGAAATGGGTTTCGACGACATGCTGCTGCGCCTCGATGCGGCCTTGCAGAGCAGTGGCGGCGAACGCCTGGCGACGTTGATTCGCGAGCAGTTTCCGGTGGCGCTGATCGATGAGTTTCAGGACACCGATCCCGTGCAGTACCGGATTTTCGAGAGCATTTACCGCCTTGAAGAAAACGACCGGGAAACCGGACTGTTTCTGATCGGCGATCCGAAGCAGGCGATCTACGCCTTTCGTGGCGCCGACATCTACACCTACCTGCGCGCGCGCCAGGCGACTACCGGGCGCTGGCACACGCTGGACACCAACTATCGCTCCAGCCATGCCATGGTCGAGGCGGTCAATCATGTGTTTCTACGTGCCGAACAGCGACCAGAAGGGCGCGGCGCATTCCTGTTCCGTCATGGCGACACCAATCCCGTGCCGTTCCTTGCCGCGCGTTCCCAAGGGCGCAAGGAAACGCTGGAAGTCGACGGCGCAGCTTTGCCCGCGCTGAATATCTGGCAACTGCCCAGCGAACAGCCGCTTTCCGGCGTGACTTACCGGCAGCAATTGGCGGCCAGCTGCGCCAGTGAAATCGTCGCGCTGCTCAATGGCGGCCAGCAAGGGCGTGCCGGTTTCGCAGCGCCGGCCAATGAGCTGCGTGGCTTGAAGCCGGCCGACATCGCGATTCTGGTTCGCGACGGCAAGGAAGCGCAGGCGGTGCGCGCTGAGCTGTCGGGCCGTGGTGTGCGAAGCGTTTACCTGTCCGACAAGGATTCGGTGTTCGCCGCCCAGGAAGCTCACGACCTGTTGAGTTGGCTCAAAGCCTGCGCCGAGCCGGATTCCGAGCGCACCTTGCGTGCCGCACTGGCCTGCATCACCTTGAATCTGCCGCTGGCCGAGCTGGAGCGGCTGAATCAGGACGAACTGGCCTGGGAAGCGCGGGTTATGCAGTTTCGTGGTTATCACTTGATCTGGCGTACCCAAGGCGTGTTGCCGATGCTGCGCCGCTTGCTGCATGACTTTCATCTGCCGCAGACATTGATTGCGCGTAATGACGGCGAACGGGTGCTGACCAACCTGCTGCACTTGTCCGAATTGCTGCAACAGGCCGCTGCCGAACTGGACGGCGAGCAAGCGCTGATTCGTCATCTGAGCGAGCATCTGGCGCTGTCCGGTCAGGCGGGTGAAGAACAGATCCTGCGACTGGAAAGCGATGAGCAACTGGTCAAGGTCGTGACCATTCACAAGTCCAAGGGCTTGCAGTATCCGCTGGTATTTCTGCCATTCATTTGCTCTTCCAAACCCGTGGACGGCAGCCGCTTGCCGTTGCACTTCCACGACGAACAGGGCAAAGCGCAAATCAGTCTGAAACCGACGGCGGCGTTGATCGAGCAGTCGGACAACGAGCGTCTGGCCGAAGACCTGCGCTTGCTTTACGTCGCCCTGACTCGCGCTGAGTCGGCGTGCTGGCTCGGCGTCGCGGATCTGAAACGCGGCAACGCCAACAGCTCGACGCTGCACCGCTCAGCCTTGGGTTATCTGTTGGGCGGTGGCCTGCCGCTCGCCGAGTCTGCCGGCTTGAGCCTATGGCTGCGCGACCTGGGCGAAGGCTGCTCCGGGCTGAGCATTGAAAACCTGCCCGCGCCAACCGCCGAAACATTCAGCCCGCCGCGTAACCAGGCGACGTTGCTCGCGCCGCGCATGCCCAAGCGTCGTGCTGCCGAGAACTGGTGGATTGCGTCCTACAGCGCTTTGCGAATTGGCGACACGATTACCACAAGCGGTGATGAATCGCCTGACAGCCCGCAAGCGCAAAAACTCTTCGATGACGAACGCCTCGATCCCGACGCGCCTCGGGAAGTGCTGGTCAGCGGCGGTGATATCCATCGCTTTCCGCGTGGGCCAAACCCCGGCACTTTCCTCCACGGTTTGCTGGAATGGGCGGGTAATGAAGGTTTTGCCTCGGCCGCGAACAACCCGACACTGCTGGAAGACGCCATTGCCCGGCGCTGCAATCGACGCGGTTGGGAAGGCTGGATCGGCACGCTGACCGGTTGGCTGCAACACTTGCTGAACATGCCGCTGCCGCTGGCGGGCGACAGTCAGCCGATTTCCCTGGGGGCGATGGATCGGCCCAATCAGTACCGCATCGAGATGGAATTCTGGTTCGCCTGCCACAAGGTCGATGTCGCGCAGATGGACAGTCTGGTGCGCCGCTACACCCACGGCAATGCGCCACGGGCGGCAGCGGAAACGGTCTCGCTGAACGGCATGTTCAAAGGTTTCATCGACTTGACCTTCGAACATGAAGGCCGTTTTTACGTGGCGGATTACAAGTCCAATTGGCTCGGCGTCAATGATGAGGCGTATACCCAGGACGCGATGGTTGCCTCGATTCTGGACAACCGTTACGACCTGCAATACGTCCTGTATTTGCTCGCTTTGCACCGTCAGCTCAAGGCGCGGCTTGCCGATTACGATTACGACCAACACATGGGCGGCGCGCTGTATCTGTTCCTGCGCGGCAGCCATTCCGCCAGCCAGGGCGCGTACTTCACCCGGCCGCCACGAGAACTGATCGAGAGTCTGGATCTGCTGTTCCAGGGCAAATCATTAACGCCGGAATTCGCCCTGACTGGAGACTTCGCATGA
- the recD gene encoding exodeoxyribonuclease V subunit alpha: protein MSRSFAELLPTPLDAQSLADLAPLTKVSDLLLLLERWVERGWLRALDKAFVAFLSELDPAADSRVLLAAALTSHQLGHGHVCLDLFETLKEPDFALSLPPEGDAQGGPMLLPSQLLVALDGEAWCQALLGSALVARGDDQSESAARRPLVLSDRRLYLRRYWAYERRIDMALRQRLAQQEAAPADLAQRLDGLFGPADPAPDALIDWQKLACALATRGAFSIITGGPGTGKTTTVVRLLALLQAPAVQSGQPLRIRLAAPTGKAAARLTESISQQVQSLDVSEDVRQKIPSEVTTVHRLLGSRPGTRHFRHHSGNPLPLDVLVVDEASMIDLEMMANLLDALPPHARMVLLGDKDQLASVEAGAVLGDLCRDAEAGFYSPQTQAWLEAISGENLNDSGLQQGDALQHPLAQQVVMLRHSRRFGQGSGIGQLSRLVNQQQAEAARALLAARSHGDLFALALKGEQDHSLERLLLDGHSQGNEGPQGYRHYLGVMAGQRPPVDAALEDECWSRWARAVLEAFDAFQLLCAVRKGPWGVEGLNRRITSALFSAGLIEGDQHWYEGRPVLMTRNDYGLGLMNGDIGIALRLPERDGVEATKHVLRVAFPRNDGSGGVRFVLPSRLNDVETVYAMTVHKSQGSEFAHTALILPEALNPVLTKELVYTGITRAKHWFSLIEPRQGVFEEALRRKVKRLSGLMLGV, encoded by the coding sequence ATGAGCCGTTCATTCGCCGAACTGTTGCCGACGCCGCTGGACGCGCAAAGCCTTGCTGACCTCGCGCCGTTGACCAAAGTCAGCGACCTGCTGCTGTTGCTGGAACGCTGGGTCGAACGCGGCTGGTTGCGGGCGCTGGATAAAGCCTTCGTGGCGTTTCTCAGTGAGCTTGATCCGGCGGCCGATTCACGAGTGCTGTTGGCCGCCGCGTTGACCAGTCACCAGTTGGGCCACGGGCATGTTTGCCTGGACCTGTTTGAAACCCTGAAAGAGCCGGACTTCGCGCTGTCGCTGCCCCCTGAAGGTGACGCCCAAGGCGGGCCGATGTTGCTGCCGTCGCAGCTGTTGGTCGCGCTGGACGGCGAAGCCTGGTGTCAGGCGTTGCTCGGCAGCGCGTTGGTCGCACGCGGCGATGATCAGAGTGAAAGTGCCGCGCGCAGGCCGTTGGTGTTGTCCGATCGGCGTCTGTACCTGCGCCGTTACTGGGCTTACGAGCGACGCATCGATATGGCTTTGCGGCAACGACTGGCACAGCAGGAAGCCGCGCCTGCGGATCTGGCGCAACGTCTTGATGGCTTGTTCGGGCCGGCCGATCCTGCCCCGGATGCATTGATCGACTGGCAGAAGCTGGCCTGTGCATTGGCGACTCGTGGCGCGTTCAGCATCATTACCGGCGGTCCCGGCACCGGCAAAACCACCACGGTGGTGCGGTTGTTGGCGTTGTTGCAAGCGCCAGCCGTGCAAAGTGGTCAGCCGCTGCGTATTCGTCTCGCCGCGCCAACCGGCAAGGCGGCGGCGCGCTTGACCGAATCCATCAGCCAGCAGGTGCAATCCCTGGATGTCAGCGAAGACGTGCGGCAGAAAATCCCCAGTGAAGTGACCACGGTGCACCGGCTGTTGGGCAGTCGACCGGGCACGCGCCACTTCCGCCACCACTCGGGCAATCCGTTGCCACTGGATGTGTTGGTGGTCGATGAAGCGTCAATGATCGATCTGGAAATGATGGCGAATCTACTCGACGCCCTGCCGCCTCACGCGCGCATGGTCTTGCTTGGTGACAAGGATCAGTTGGCCTCGGTGGAAGCCGGCGCGGTGCTGGGGGATTTGTGTCGCGATGCCGAGGCGGGTTTTTACAGCCCGCAAACCCAGGCGTGGCTGGAAGCAATCAGTGGTGAAAACCTGAACGACAGTGGCCTGCAACAAGGCGATGCGCTGCAGCATCCATTGGCTCAGCAAGTGGTGATGTTGCGTCATTCGCGGCGCTTCGGGCAGGGCAGCGGCATTGGTCAGCTGTCGCGCCTGGTCAATCAGCAGCAGGCGGAAGCAGCGCGGGCGTTGTTGGCCGCCCGCAGCCACGGCGATCTGTTCGCGCTTGCGCTCAAGGGTGAGCAGGATCATTCCCTGGAGCGGCTGCTGCTCGACGGGCACAGCCAGGGCAACGAAGGCCCGCAAGGTTATCGGCATTATCTGGGCGTGATGGCCGGGCAGCGTCCGCCAGTGGACGCTGCCCTCGAAGATGAATGCTGGAGCCGCTGGGCGCGCGCGGTGCTGGAAGCGTTCGATGCGTTCCAGTTGCTGTGCGCGGTGCGCAAAGGGCCGTGGGGTGTCGAGGGTCTGAATCGGCGCATCACCAGTGCGCTGTTCAGCGCCGGGCTGATCGAAGGCGACCAGCATTGGTACGAAGGCCGCCCGGTATTGATGACCCGCAATGATTACGGCCTGGGCCTGATGAATGGCGATATCGGCATCGCCTTGCGCCTGCCGGAGCGCGATGGCGTCGAAGCCACCAAGCACGTGTTGCGTGTGGCGTTTCCGCGTAATGACGGCAGCGGCGGGGTGCGCTTCGTCTTGCCGAGTCGGCTCAACGATGTGGAAACCGTGTACGCCATGACGGTTCACAAATCCCAGGGTTCGGAGTTCGCCCACACCGCGCTGATCCTGCCGGAAGCGCTGAACCCGGTGCTGACCAAGGAGCTGGTCTACACCGGCATCACCCGCGCCAAACACTGGTTCAGCCTGATCGAACCGCGTCAGGGCGTGTTTGAAGAAGCGTTGCGGCGCAAGGTGAAGCGGTTGAGCGGGTTGATGTTGGGGGTTTGA